The following coding sequences lie in one Heyndrickxia oleronia genomic window:
- the rpoZ gene encoding DNA-directed RNA polymerase subunit omega, with protein MLYPSIDKLLKIIDSKYSLVSVAAKRARNLQEDGKETLDHFVSQKYVGKALEEIYAKTLVMKTNTDKEQA; from the coding sequence ATGTTATATCCTTCTATTGACAAATTACTTAAAATTATTGATTCAAAATATTCCTTAGTATCTGTAGCAGCTAAGCGTGCACGGAATCTTCAGGAAGATGGAAAAGAAACGCTTGATCATTTTGTTTCGCAAAAATATGTAGGAAAAGCACTTGAAGAAATCTATGCGAAAACATTAGTAATGAAAACTAATACAGACAAGGAACAAGCATAA
- a CDS encoding YicC/YloC family endoribonuclease, which translates to MVYSMTGYGSSKKESSLFGVTVEIKSVNHRYCEINMRMPRQLMKIDDKIRKKIGEYVNRGRIEVFVTIDGEGLTHRSLHIDWKLLDDYYQFINQLKKRYDIAEEIHLEDLLSNDNLLEIVEKEDENEEVNHLVIEAVSEAVHQLMSMREIEGNELQKDLTNQLNRFEELLEKVKGFAPTVIEQYQVRLEKRIKEFTVGIIDESRVLTEVGIFADKADINEEITRLESHISQFKNILSLKEPIGRKLDFMMQEMNREVNTIGSKANHSQIAALVVDLKTTLEKMREQVQNIE; encoded by the coding sequence TTGGTTTATAGTATGACGGGGTATGGGAGTAGTAAAAAAGAATCCTCTCTATTTGGAGTAACAGTTGAGATAAAATCTGTGAATCACCGATATTGTGAAATAAATATGCGAATGCCAAGACAATTAATGAAAATTGATGATAAAATAAGAAAGAAAATCGGGGAATATGTGAATAGAGGAAGAATTGAAGTCTTTGTAACCATTGATGGTGAAGGATTGACACATAGAAGTTTACATATTGACTGGAAATTGCTTGATGATTATTATCAGTTTATAAACCAATTAAAGAAGAGATATGATATTGCTGAGGAAATTCACTTAGAGGATCTATTATCTAATGATAATTTACTTGAAATTGTAGAAAAAGAAGATGAAAATGAAGAGGTTAATCATCTTGTTATCGAGGCAGTATCTGAAGCAGTTCATCAATTAATGAGCATGAGAGAAATAGAAGGAAATGAACTCCAAAAAGATCTAACGAACCAGTTAAATCGTTTTGAGGAACTTCTTGAAAAGGTAAAAGGATTTGCACCAACTGTTATCGAACAATATCAAGTAAGATTGGAAAAAAGAATAAAGGAATTTACGGTAGGCATAATTGACGAATCTAGAGTATTAACAGAAGTGGGGATATTTGCAGACAAAGCAGATATTAATGAAGAAATAACTAGATTGGAAAGTCATATTTCTCAATTTAAAAATATATTATCGTTAAAGGAACCGATTGGAAGAAAACTTGATTTCATGATGCAAGAAATGAACAGAGAAGTTAACACGATTGGTTCAAAAGCAAATCACTCTCAAATTGCTGCGTTAGTAGTAGATTTAAAAACTACATTGGAGAAAATGAGGGAGCAAGTACAAAATATTGAATAA
- the priA gene encoding primosomal protein N', translating to MRIASVIVDVPTMNTDKLFDYLVPEQWEEFIQPGMRVSVPFGPRLIQGFIIELKEHTEVMKLKSIHEPLDIYPVLNEELLNLGKWLSEQVLCLKISAYQAMLPAAMKAKYEKVFKRIDDRTNPFLDEIFGNKMELKWDAASERKLLPLLQQEIKNGTVEIKYLVKNKANKKTIRVIKCLLTNEELLQTIEGLSQNALKQKKVLEYFLQNGNEYIPVKQVQEVTGVAPTTIRSLISKGYFQEENKEEYRDPYEHRIFEKTKPFQLTEEQSMAMEPIIRSIEGNYQETFLLNGVTGSGKTEVYLQSIQSVLDKGKEAIVLVPEISLTPQMVERFKGRFGNDVAVLHSGLSIGEKYDEWRKIERKEARVVVGARSAIFAPFENLGIIIIDEEHENSYKQEENPRYHARDIAIYRGKLHQCPVILGSATPSLESFARSQKGVYTLLSMKKRMNNQALPSVSIVDMREELREGNRSMFSRELFEKLQDRLSKKEQTVLFLNRRGHSSFVMCRDCGYVLQCPHCEISLTYHRFTSQMKCHYCGYEASVPSVCPECDSEHIRYFGTGTQKVEEELAKLLPEAKVIRMDVDTTSRKGAHERLLQQFQEGKADILLGTQMIAKGLDFPNITLVGVLSADTMLHLPDFRASEKTFQLLTQVSGRAGRHHLAGEVVIQTYTPEHYSVELAGKQDYDHFYKKEMMMRKLGSYPPFYYLALITVSHEDLMKVVSITEKISNYLHSKLSKEAIILGPATSPIPKINNRYRYQCLIKYKREPNLTQQLRHLLEHYQQQITSEGLTINIDVNPYMMM from the coding sequence ATGCGAATAGCAAGTGTAATTGTAGATGTTCCTACAATGAATACAGATAAATTATTTGATTATCTTGTTCCTGAACAATGGGAGGAGTTTATCCAACCTGGTATGAGGGTGTCTGTTCCTTTTGGTCCACGATTAATCCAAGGATTCATAATTGAATTAAAAGAACACACTGAAGTAATGAAATTAAAGTCAATTCATGAACCATTGGATATATATCCAGTATTAAACGAAGAATTATTAAATCTTGGTAAATGGTTATCCGAACAAGTATTATGCTTGAAAATATCTGCATATCAAGCAATGTTACCAGCAGCTATGAAAGCAAAATATGAGAAGGTGTTTAAACGTATTGATGATAGGACTAATCCATTTTTGGATGAAATATTTGGAAATAAAATGGAACTGAAATGGGATGCTGCTTCCGAAAGAAAACTCCTTCCACTACTACAGCAGGAAATAAAAAATGGAACAGTTGAAATAAAATATTTAGTAAAAAATAAAGCGAATAAAAAAACAATACGTGTAATTAAGTGTCTATTAACAAATGAAGAACTTCTTCAAACAATTGAAGGTCTTTCACAAAATGCTTTAAAACAAAAAAAAGTATTAGAATATTTTCTCCAGAATGGAAATGAGTATATACCTGTTAAGCAGGTACAAGAAGTTACAGGTGTAGCTCCTACTACTATACGTTCATTAATAAGCAAAGGTTACTTTCAAGAAGAAAATAAAGAGGAATATCGTGATCCTTATGAACATCGAATCTTTGAGAAAACTAAACCTTTTCAATTGACAGAGGAGCAGTCAATGGCAATGGAGCCAATTATTCGTTCCATTGAAGGCAACTATCAAGAAACGTTCCTATTAAATGGGGTTACTGGTAGTGGGAAGACGGAAGTCTATTTACAGTCTATTCAAAGTGTGCTAGACAAAGGAAAAGAGGCGATCGTACTTGTGCCTGAAATTTCTTTAACCCCACAAATGGTTGAACGATTTAAAGGACGGTTTGGGAATGATGTCGCTGTCCTTCATAGTGGGTTGTCCATTGGAGAAAAGTATGATGAATGGAGAAAAATTGAACGTAAGGAAGCAAGGGTGGTGGTTGGAGCAAGATCGGCTATATTTGCTCCGTTTGAAAACCTAGGGATTATTATTATTGATGAAGAGCATGAAAATAGTTATAAGCAAGAAGAAAATCCTCGTTATCATGCTAGGGATATCGCCATTTACCGCGGAAAGCTTCATCAATGCCCGGTAATACTAGGGAGTGCAACTCCTTCACTAGAGTCATTTGCAAGATCCCAAAAGGGTGTTTATACACTACTTTCCATGAAAAAAAGAATGAATAACCAAGCATTGCCTTCTGTTTCAATTGTGGATATGAGGGAAGAGCTTCGCGAAGGTAATCGCTCTATGTTTTCAAGAGAACTATTTGAAAAGCTACAGGATCGTCTATCTAAAAAGGAACAGACTGTCCTTTTTTTAAATCGACGAGGTCATTCTTCATTTGTGATGTGTCGTGATTGTGGTTATGTTCTACAATGCCCTCATTGTGAAATTAGCCTTACCTATCATCGTTTTACTAGTCAGATGAAATGTCATTACTGTGGATACGAAGCCAGTGTTCCATCTGTTTGTCCAGAGTGTGATAGTGAGCATATTCGATACTTTGGTACTGGAACACAAAAAGTAGAAGAGGAATTAGCAAAACTCCTACCAGAGGCTAAAGTGATCCGGATGGATGTAGATACAACAAGTCGAAAAGGAGCACATGAAAGATTACTACAACAATTCCAGGAGGGAAAGGCAGATATTTTATTAGGAACACAAATGATTGCAAAGGGGCTTGATTTTCCTAATATTACTCTTGTAGGTGTATTAAGTGCTGATACGATGCTGCATTTACCAGACTTTCGTGCTTCAGAAAAAACCTTTCAATTATTAACACAGGTGAGTGGAAGAGCAGGTAGACATCACTTAGCCGGTGAAGTCGTGATTCAAACGTATACTCCGGAACATTATAGTGTCGAGCTTGCTGGAAAGCAGGATTATGATCATTTTTATAAAAAAGAAATGATGATGAGAAAATTGGGCTCCTATCCACCATTTTATTATCTTGCATTGATAACTGTTAGTCATGAGGATTTAATGAAGGTCGTATCGATTACCGAAAAAATATCGAACTATCTTCATTCAAAATTATCTAAAGAAGCAATTATACTAGGACCTGCCACATCACCGATTCCAAAGATCAATAATAGATATCGATATCAATGTTTGATAAAATACAAACGGGAACCAAATTTAACGCAACAGCTCCGTCATCTATTAGAACATTACCAACAACAAATCACATCAGAAGGATTAACCATCAACATAGATGTCAATCCTTATATGATGATGTAG
- the remA gene encoding extracellular matrix/biofilm regulator RemA encodes MSIKLINIGFGNIVSANRIISIVSPESAPIKRLVQEARDRGNLIDATYGRRTRAVIIMDNDHVILSAVQPETVAHRLSSKDDNGEEG; translated from the coding sequence ATGTCTATAAAACTTATTAATATTGGTTTTGGAAATATTGTTTCTGCCAATCGAATTATTTCGATTGTTAGTCCTGAATCAGCCCCAATTAAACGGTTGGTGCAGGAAGCGAGAGATCGTGGAAATTTAATTGATGCTACTTACGGGAGACGTACACGTGCAGTTATTATAATGGATAATGATCATGTTATTTTATCTGCTGTCCAACCTGAGACAGTGGCTCATCGTCTTAGTAGTAAAGACGATAATGGTGAAGAAGGGTAG
- the fmt gene encoding methionyl-tRNA formyltransferase gives MTKVVFMGTPDFSVPVLERIIQDGYEVLAVVTQPDRPVGRKRILTPTPVKVEAEKHQIPVYQPEKLRGSEELNTIIKLKPDIVITAAYGQILPKDLLDAPELGCINVHASLLPELRGGAPIHYAIMQGKKKTGITIMYMAEKLDAGDIISQVEVPITEEDNVGTLHIKLSKAGANLLSDTLPKLINHELTSIPQNHELATFASNIKREQEKIDWSKTGEDIYNHIRGLNPWPVAYTTLNGNVMKIWESKKVSLSEQHPAGSIVEKEKDGIVVATGNLTGIKITELQPSGKKKMSGEQFLNGTGSTLPIGTILGE, from the coding sequence ATGACAAAAGTTGTATTTATGGGAACGCCAGATTTTTCTGTTCCAGTATTAGAGAGAATTATACAAGACGGGTATGAGGTATTAGCTGTCGTTACACAACCAGATCGCCCGGTCGGAAGAAAGAGAATACTTACTCCAACCCCTGTCAAGGTTGAAGCAGAGAAACATCAAATCCCTGTCTATCAACCTGAAAAGCTTCGTGGATCAGAAGAATTAAATACCATAATCAAATTAAAACCAGATATAGTAATTACTGCAGCATATGGACAAATTTTGCCAAAGGATTTGTTAGATGCTCCTGAGCTTGGTTGTATTAATGTACATGCCTCATTATTGCCTGAGCTACGTGGGGGTGCACCAATCCATTATGCAATTATGCAGGGAAAGAAAAAAACAGGGATAACAATTATGTATATGGCTGAAAAGCTAGATGCTGGTGATATTATTAGTCAAGTTGAAGTCCCAATTACAGAGGAAGATAATGTGGGTACCTTACATATTAAATTGAGCAAAGCGGGAGCGAATTTATTATCGGATACATTACCAAAGCTTATCAATCATGAGCTTACATCCATTCCACAGAATCACGAACTAGCAACATTTGCATCAAATATTAAACGTGAACAGGAAAAAATTGACTGGTCTAAAACAGGTGAAGACATTTACAACCATATTAGAGGTTTAAACCCATGGCCTGTTGCTTATACAACACTTAATGGGAATGTCATGAAAATTTGGGAATCTAAAAAAGTTTCTTTATCAGAACAGCATCCAGCAGGTAGTATTGTAGAAAAAGAGAAGGATGGAATCGTCGTTGCTACAGGTAATTTAACAGGTATAAAGATAACTGAGTTACAGCCATCAGGAAAGAAAAAGATGTCTGGAGAACAGTTTTTGAATGGAACTGGTTCTACTTTACCTATTGGAACAATATTAGGAGAATAA
- a CDS encoding calcium-translocating P-type ATPase, SERCA-type gives MMFHEMKEKDVEKILNTSIENGLTASDVEKKRKQFGWNELQEGEKQSAFLLFISQFKDFMILVLLAATLISGLLGEYIDAIAIIAIVLINGFLGFFQERRAEKSLHALKELSAPQVTVLRDGQWHKIPSKEVVVGDIIRFSSGDRIGADVRLVQTVNLEIEESALTGESVPAVKSIAPLSNSHASLGDLENMAFMGTMVTRGNGLGIVTGIGMNTAMGKIADMIQNAENLVTPLQRRLEQLGKILITVALGLTLLVVVAGVVHGHDLYTMFLAGVSLAVAAIPEGLPAIVTIALSLGVQRMIRKNAIVRKLPAVETLGCASVICSDKTGTMTQNKMTVTHLWSGGNTWNLTGTGYNPKGSFYIEDQEITPQNEKSLYQLLTFGLLCNHAELKKKDDEFIIDGDPTEGALLVSALKAGLTRDSLLKQFKIEKEFPFDSTRKMMSVIVKDKNGRRFVITKGAPDVLLGLSESVLWGGKQQYLNEELKNAIESSVEHLASMALRTIAIAFKPIQEQTVILNERDAEKGLTFVGIQGMIDPPRPEVKQAIKECREAGIKTIMITGDHAITARSIAGQLGIFRGKEKVMEGAELNNLSLDALEEVVEDVAVFARVSPEHKLKIVKALQNRGHIVAMTGDGVNDAPAIKSADIGISMGITGTDVAKEASSLILLDDNFATIKAAINEGRNIYENIRKFVRYLLASNVGEILVMLFAMLLSLPLPLVPIQILWVNLVTDGLPAMALGLDKPEDDVMRRKPRHPKEGIFARRLGWKVISRGFLIGIVTLLAFLTIYHKNPENLAYAQTVAFATLVLTQLIHVFDCRSEKSIFSRNPFGNMYLVWAVISSLLLMLLAIYVPALQPIFHTIPIEPKDWMLIIGLSSVPTFLLAGSLFVRKKA, from the coding sequence ATGATGTTCCATGAAATGAAAGAAAAAGACGTAGAAAAAATATTGAATACGAGTATTGAAAATGGTCTAACAGCAAGTGATGTTGAGAAAAAAAGAAAGCAGTTTGGATGGAATGAGCTCCAGGAAGGTGAGAAACAATCTGCATTCCTGCTTTTTATTAGCCAGTTTAAAGATTTTATGATTCTAGTTCTATTAGCGGCAACTCTTATTTCTGGTTTATTAGGTGAATATATTGACGCTATAGCTATTATTGCAATTGTATTGATTAACGGGTTTTTAGGTTTTTTTCAGGAAAGAAGAGCTGAGAAATCTTTACATGCATTAAAGGAATTGTCGGCACCACAGGTCACCGTTCTAAGGGATGGGCAGTGGCACAAAATCCCTTCAAAGGAAGTCGTTGTCGGAGATATTATTAGATTTTCTAGTGGGGACCGAATAGGTGCAGATGTTCGTTTGGTACAAACCGTAAATCTTGAAATTGAGGAATCAGCTTTAACTGGTGAATCAGTACCTGCTGTTAAATCGATTGCACCTCTTTCGAATAGCCATGCAAGCTTAGGTGATCTTGAAAATATGGCCTTTATGGGTACAATGGTGACGAGAGGGAATGGTCTTGGTATTGTAACAGGAATTGGTATGAACACGGCAATGGGAAAAATTGCGGACATGATTCAAAATGCAGAGAACTTAGTTACTCCACTTCAAAGAAGATTAGAGCAATTGGGTAAAATCCTTATTACTGTAGCTTTAGGATTAACATTATTAGTTGTGGTTGCTGGCGTCGTTCACGGACATGATTTGTACACTATGTTTTTAGCGGGAGTTTCTCTAGCTGTTGCTGCCATTCCAGAAGGCCTACCAGCAATTGTCACGATTGCCTTATCATTGGGTGTTCAACGAATGATACGAAAAAATGCAATCGTTAGAAAATTGCCTGCCGTTGAAACATTGGGCTGTGCATCAGTCATTTGTTCTGATAAAACAGGTACAATGACCCAAAATAAAATGACAGTTACTCATTTGTGGAGTGGGGGTAACACATGGAATTTAACAGGTACGGGCTATAATCCTAAAGGAAGCTTTTATATAGAGGATCAAGAAATTACACCGCAAAATGAAAAAAGCTTATATCAGCTTTTAACATTCGGTCTACTTTGCAATCATGCAGAATTGAAAAAGAAAGATGATGAATTCATTATTGATGGTGATCCAACTGAGGGAGCTTTGCTTGTATCCGCGTTGAAGGCGGGATTAACGAGAGACTCTTTATTAAAACAATTTAAAATAGAAAAAGAATTCCCTTTCGATTCAACAAGGAAAATGATGAGTGTGATTGTGAAAGATAAGAATGGACGGCGATTTGTTATAACCAAAGGTGCACCAGATGTTCTCCTTGGTTTGAGTGAATCTGTATTGTGGGGAGGAAAACAACAATATTTAAATGAAGAATTGAAAAATGCTATCGAATCCTCAGTGGAACATTTAGCTTCAATGGCATTAAGGACCATAGCAATTGCGTTTAAACCAATTCAAGAACAAACAGTAATACTAAATGAAAGAGATGCCGAAAAGGGATTAACCTTTGTTGGTATTCAAGGGATGATTGATCCACCACGCCCTGAAGTAAAGCAAGCTATTAAGGAGTGTCGTGAGGCAGGAATTAAGACAATAATGATTACCGGTGACCATGCAATCACTGCTAGATCAATTGCAGGACAATTAGGGATCTTTAGAGGAAAGGAAAAAGTGATGGAAGGGGCGGAATTAAATAATCTTTCACTAGATGCGTTGGAGGAAGTAGTGGAAGATGTTGCAGTTTTTGCCCGGGTTTCACCTGAGCACAAATTAAAAATTGTGAAAGCATTGCAAAATCGTGGGCATATTGTTGCAATGACAGGTGATGGAGTTAATGATGCACCAGCAATTAAGTCTGCCGATATTGGAATATCTATGGGAATTACAGGCACTGATGTGGCAAAAGAGGCATCATCTCTTATCCTGTTAGATGATAATTTCGCAACAATCAAAGCGGCAATTAATGAAGGAAGAAATATTTATGAGAATATCCGTAAATTTGTCCGCTATTTGCTCGCTTCAAATGTTGGAGAAATTTTAGTTATGTTATTTGCTATGCTTCTATCACTGCCATTACCATTAGTCCCTATCCAAATTTTATGGGTAAACTTAGTAACTGATGGTTTACCGGCCATGGCTTTAGGATTGGATAAACCGGAAGATGATGTGATGAGGCGTAAGCCAAGACATCCTAAAGAAGGAATATTTGCAAGAAGGCTTGGTTGGAAAGTCATTTCAAGAGGTTTCCTTATAGGTATTGTTACATTGCTTGCCTTTTTAACAATTTACCATAAAAATCCTGAAAATTTAGCATATGCGCAAACAGTTGCATTTGCAACTCTTGTATTGACACAGCTTATCCATGTATTTGATTGCCGTAGTGAAAAATCAATTTTTTCGAGGAACCCATTTGGCAATATGTATTTAGTTTGGGCAGTAATTTCTTCTTTACTATTGATGTTACTTGCGATATATGTACCAGCATTGCAGCCGATCTTCCACACGATACCAATTGAACCGAAGGACTGGATGCTAATCATTGGTTTAAGCTCAGTTCCAACTTTTTTACTTGCTGGATCACTTTTTGTAAGAAAAAAGGCTTAA
- the gmk gene encoding guanylate kinase: MKEKGLLIVLSGPSGVGKGTVRKAIFSHEDTNFEYSISMTTRKPREGEVDGVDYFFKSRDEFEALIKQDKLLEYAEYVGNYYGTPIDYVKETLNSGKDVFLEIEVQGAKQVREKFPEGLFIFLAPPSLMELQSRIVTRGTESDELINNRMKEARKEIEMMNLYDYVVENDQVEAACDRIKAIVLAEHCKTSRIAPRYKKMLEVE, translated from the coding sequence ATGAAAGAAAAAGGATTATTAATTGTACTTTCTGGACCTTCAGGTGTTGGAAAAGGAACAGTCAGAAAGGCTATATTTTCCCATGAAGATACAAACTTTGAATATTCAATCTCTATGACAACAAGAAAGCCTCGTGAAGGTGAAGTGGACGGCGTTGATTATTTCTTTAAATCTAGAGATGAATTTGAAGCGTTAATAAAACAGGATAAGTTACTTGAATACGCTGAGTATGTAGGGAATTACTATGGTACTCCAATTGATTATGTAAAGGAAACTTTAAATTCTGGAAAGGATGTATTTCTAGAAATTGAGGTTCAGGGAGCAAAACAGGTGAGAGAAAAATTTCCTGAAGGCCTGTTTATCTTTCTTGCCCCACCAAGTCTTATGGAATTACAATCTCGGATTGTTACACGTGGTACAGAATCTGATGAACTAATTAATAATCGTATGAAAGAAGCAAGAAAAGAAATTGAAATGATGAATTTATATGATTATGTTGTAGAAAATGATCAAGTGGAAGCTGCTTGTGATCGCATTAAGGCAATTGTACTGGCCGAACATTGCAAGACAAGTAGAATTGCACCAAGATATAAAAAAATGCTGGAGGTTGAATGA
- the def gene encoding peptide deformylase: protein MLTIVKHPAEVLEKECEPVKQFDKNLKTLLNNMYDTMLAADGVGLAAPQVGIDQQIAVVDIGDEAGRINLINPVILETKGEQTDIEGCLSFPGLYGTVSRPYYVKVKAQDIKGRTFFLEAEDYLARAIQHEIDHLHGILFTSKVLKYIDEEELEGYEGE from the coding sequence ATACTAACGATTGTAAAACATCCGGCAGAGGTTCTTGAAAAAGAATGTGAACCGGTAAAGCAATTTGATAAAAACTTAAAAACATTACTCAATAATATGTATGATACGATGCTAGCAGCAGATGGTGTAGGATTAGCAGCACCACAAGTTGGAATTGATCAACAAATAGCTGTAGTTGATATCGGTGATGAAGCAGGTAGAATCAATTTAATTAATCCTGTGATTCTTGAAACAAAAGGTGAACAAACAGATATAGAGGGATGCTTAAGCTTTCCGGGGTTATACGGAACAGTTTCACGTCCCTATTACGTAAAAGTAAAAGCACAAGATATAAAGGGAAGAACATTCTTTTTAGAAGCAGAAGATTATCTTGCACGTGCCATTCAGCATGAAATTGATCATTTGCATGGCATTTTGTTTACATCAAAAGTTCTTAAATATATTGATGAAGAAGAATTAGAAGGGTATGAAGGAGAATGA
- the coaBC gene encoding bifunctional phosphopantothenoylcysteine decarboxylase/phosphopantothenate--cysteine ligase CoaBC has translation MIGKKILLCVTGGIAVYKAAALTSKLTQAGAKVKVIMSKSACQFVTPLTFQALSRNDVYTDTFDEKNSEVIAHIDLADWADLVLIAPATANIIGKLANGIADDMISTTLLATTAPIWIAPAMNVHMYDHPAVKRNITILADFGYQFVEPSEGYLACGYVGKGRLEEPEKVVQLLGEYFKESKQELKGKTILITAGPTKEIIDPVRYLTNRSSGKMGYALAEEAVKMGAQVILVSGDVGLKIPDQVVHVPIVSAQDMFEAVMKNYKHADIVIKSAAVADYRPKEVFSQKMKKKEGNLVIELERTKDILKELGLKQDKPYLVGFAAETEKVDEYAWGKLERKNADMIVANDVSKEGAGFAGDTNIVTMYKKNHTKRALPLLSKNETAKAILDEVIQEIKKSDQVCE, from the coding sequence ATGATAGGCAAAAAGATATTATTGTGTGTAACTGGTGGAATAGCAGTATATAAGGCAGCAGCATTAACAAGTAAGTTAACGCAGGCAGGTGCGAAGGTAAAAGTGATTATGAGTAAGTCAGCATGCCAGTTTGTCACACCTTTAACTTTTCAAGCACTTTCAAGAAATGATGTATATACGGATACTTTTGATGAAAAAAATTCTGAAGTCATCGCACATATAGATTTAGCAGATTGGGCGGATTTAGTTCTTATTGCCCCTGCAACAGCGAATATTATTGGAAAATTAGCGAACGGGATTGCTGATGATATGATTTCAACAACATTATTAGCAACAACAGCACCAATATGGATTGCCCCTGCGATGAATGTACATATGTATGACCATCCAGCAGTAAAAAGAAATATTACTATATTGGCTGACTTTGGATATCAATTTGTGGAGCCTAGTGAAGGCTATCTAGCCTGTGGCTATGTAGGTAAAGGACGTTTAGAAGAACCTGAGAAAGTGGTTCAATTATTAGGTGAGTACTTTAAAGAATCAAAGCAAGAGTTAAAAGGGAAAACCATTCTTATTACTGCAGGCCCAACAAAAGAGATTATCGATCCCGTGCGTTATTTAACAAATCGATCCTCTGGTAAAATGGGTTATGCTCTTGCAGAGGAAGCAGTGAAAATGGGAGCGCAAGTTATTCTTGTTTCAGGTGATGTAGGCTTAAAAATACCAGATCAAGTAGTGCATGTTCCAATTGTGAGTGCACAGGATATGTTTGAAGCAGTAATGAAGAACTATAAACATGCAGATATTGTCATTAAAAGTGCAGCAGTAGCTGATTATCGTCCAAAAGAAGTTTTTTCACAAAAAATGAAGAAAAAAGAAGGAAATTTAGTTATTGAATTAGAGCGTACGAAAGATATATTAAAAGAATTAGGTTTAAAACAGGATAAACCATATTTAGTAGGATTTGCGGCAGAAACTGAAAAAGTTGATGAATATGCTTGGGGTAAACTAGAACGAAAAAATGCCGATATGATTGTAGCCAATGATGTAAGTAAAGAAGGGGCAGGGTTTGCTGGGGATACGAATATTGTCACTATGTATAAAAAGAATCATACAAAAAGAGCGCTACCACTCTTAAGTAAAAATGAAACAGCAAAAGCGATTCTTGATGAAGTGATTCAGGAAATTAAAAAGAGTGATCAAGTATGCGAATAG